Proteins encoded together in one Chelonoidis abingdonii isolate Lonesome George chromosome 1, CheloAbing_2.0, whole genome shotgun sequence window:
- the LOC142046140 gene encoding C-type lectin domain family 1 member A-like has translation MSEQEVTYTELKFHTSAQQQSRKTEKTKSKDTPSPRWQLIALTLGIFCLVLLVVLGILGAEANRWQEKFTQQQEILENLTYQQEILGNLIQKLQEIQEKTSQEKEDLQAKNAEFSKSLQFLQSKGNKCRICSKDDWMQNGEDCYYFSTKMKTWFECKEYCSSLGSRLLKIDSKEELDSLQKLDYSSYWIGLSRNGADGPWLWEDSTALSIDVSVVQKNYHEECAAFSLSRIRSSVCTTTRRCACEKEVAELKSLALLQGKT, from the exons ATGAGTGAGCAGGAAGTGACCTACACAGAACTGAAATTTCACACTTCTGCTCAACAGCAAAGTAGAAAAACAGAGAAGACCAAAAGCAAAG ACACTCCATCTCCTCGGTGGCAGCTCATTGCACTGACTCTTGGGATCTTCTGCCTGGTGTTGCTGGTAGTGCTTGGGATCCTGGGTGCTGAGG CAAACAGATGGCAGGAAAAGTTCACCCAGCAGCAGGAAATTCTGGAAAATCTCACTTACCAGCAGGAAATTCTGGGAAACCTCATCCAGAAGCTACAAGAAATTCAGGAGAAAACCTCTCAGGAAAAGGAAGATCTTCAGGCCAAGAATGCAGAGTTTTCTAAGTCTTTGCAGTTCTTACAGTCAAAAG gaAACAAATGCAGAATCTGTTCAAAGGATGACTGGATGCAAAATGGCGAGGACTGTTACTACTTCTCTACTAAAATGAAAACTTGGTTTGAATGTAAAGagtattgctcttctctgggctccaGACTGCTGAAGATAGACAGCAAAGAGGAGCTG gactccctacAAAAACTGGATTATTCCTCTTACTGGATTGGATTATCTCGTAATGGAGCAGATGGACCCTGGCTATGGGAGGACAGCACAGCTCTCTCCATTGATGT CTCTGTAGTACAGAAAAATTACCATGAAGAATGTGCAGCTTTCTCTCTTTCTCGAATACGCTCCAGTGTTTGTACTACCACCCGTAGGTGTGCTTGTGAGAAGGAGGTAGCTGAGTTGAAGTCTCTTGCACTGTTACAAGGAAAAACATAG